Proteins encoded in a region of the Anaerolineales bacterium genome:
- a CDS encoding CSLREA domain-containing protein: MNTTNKRAMASCFLFFCSLLLGSCVPPSTLTVNSDNDADDGSCNSAHCSLREAINKANTLSGTITIAFNVGGGGVQTIRPSSFLPDIFTSIVIDGTTQPGYAGAPLIELDGSLAGVADGLQLRGDNSTVKGLVINRYARDGIRIRAQNVSIQGNFIGTDVTGTVGLGNGANGIDVCCEFAAPPRAVIGGLTPRERNIISANASSGIVLDQHYPGFTHEGRSVIRGNYIGTDVTGRYALGNQWNGILVDGSSDNMIGGVMPGSGNVISANHLGGVMIDGDSVEGNIVSGNRIGTDAAGSAALGNQADGVSLLEAKDVLIGGSESGAGNVVSANHLVGVRIDGSSADVRVLGNYIGTDAAGKAALKNVKAGIVVNGVGHIIGSPDARDRNLISGNGGPGIAVLSTATGIVIKNNYIGTDVSGMSPLGNDMGIEVGMGAGATSVQIGGAGPALALHQGNLISGNREEGVLLFNGAKVWGNLIGTDATGTGPLGNGGNGILVKGSGNQIGGPGSGNTIAFNGRHGVAVISESGSAVENAIQVNQIHDNEGLGIAIADDVVLPNDTLDADTGDNEKQNYPVLISAVTDMGAGTTTFEAELDSKPNTTYSVEFFSNAACDPSGHGEGQSMFNKVMVTTDDQGHAEFSEITFSTNFLFGNNFTLTATDPDGNTSGFSNCVAMTEAAAAGPTVTQTPGRMTFSPFADPTEIYWGRCTPDAVRISVTVENPPEDIGYVLLFARLMDPATGDKTDWSEGLSMISGGKNAFYYDLSIYDLADYSNFKDGVLQYQFVVYNKNQGVLGRSDVYGDVAVRACSRKPGSTG; this comes from the coding sequence ATGAACACGACAAACAAACGGGCGATGGCTTCTTGTTTTTTATTTTTCTGCAGTCTGCTGCTTGGTTCCTGCGTTCCTCCGTCCACGCTGACCGTCAACTCCGACAACGATGCCGACGACGGATCCTGCAATTCCGCGCATTGCAGCCTGCGCGAAGCGATCAACAAAGCCAACACTCTTTCCGGGACCATCACCATCGCCTTTAATGTCGGCGGTGGAGGGGTGCAGACCATCCGGCCGTCGTCCTTCCTCCCGGATATTTTCACCAGTATCGTGATCGACGGCACCACCCAGCCGGGATACGCCGGCGCGCCGCTGATTGAATTGGATGGATCCTTGGCCGGTGTGGCGGACGGGTTGCAGTTGCGCGGCGACAACAGCACGGTTAAAGGACTTGTGATCAACCGTTATGCGCGCGATGGAATCCGCATTCGCGCGCAGAACGTCAGTATCCAGGGGAATTTCATCGGAACCGACGTGACCGGAACCGTTGGGTTGGGCAACGGCGCCAACGGGATCGATGTCTGCTGCGAATTCGCCGCGCCCCCGCGCGCGGTGATCGGCGGGCTGACGCCGCGGGAGCGAAACATCATCTCGGCGAACGCGTCCAGCGGCATCGTTCTGGACCAGCACTATCCGGGGTTCACCCATGAGGGACGAAGCGTCATCCGGGGGAACTATATCGGAACGGATGTGACCGGACGATACGCACTCGGCAACCAGTGGAATGGAATCCTGGTCGACGGCTCCAGCGACAATATGATCGGCGGGGTCATGCCCGGATCGGGCAACGTGATTTCGGCCAACCATCTCGGCGGGGTGATGATCGACGGCGATTCGGTGGAAGGGAACATTGTAAGCGGCAACCGAATCGGTACGGATGCGGCCGGATCGGCCGCGCTGGGCAATCAGGCGGACGGGGTGAGCCTCCTTGAGGCGAAGGACGTCCTGATCGGTGGAAGTGAGAGCGGCGCCGGCAACGTGGTTTCCGCGAACCATCTGGTCGGCGTGCGCATCGACGGAAGTTCGGCCGATGTCAGGGTGCTCGGGAACTACATCGGCACGGATGCGGCCGGGAAAGCCGCGCTGAAGAACGTCAAGGCCGGCATCGTCGTCAACGGCGTAGGCCATATCATTGGGAGTCCGGACGCGAGGGATCGCAACCTGATTTCCGGGAACGGCGGGCCGGGAATCGCGGTCCTCAGCACGGCGACGGGAATCGTGATTAAAAACAATTACATCGGCACCGACGTCAGCGGAATGAGCCCGCTGGGGAACGATATGGGCATCGAAGTGGGCATGGGGGCGGGCGCCACGAGTGTGCAGATTGGAGGGGCCGGGCCCGCGCTCGCGCTCCACCAGGGTAACCTGATCTCCGGGAACCGGGAAGAGGGGGTGTTGCTCTTCAACGGGGCCAAAGTATGGGGCAATCTGATCGGCACCGACGCCACCGGAACCGGACCGCTCGGCAACGGCGGGAACGGGATCCTCGTTAAAGGTTCCGGAAACCAGATCGGCGGACCGGGGAGCGGCAACACGATTGCCTTCAACGGCCGACACGGCGTAGCGGTGATCTCGGAGAGCGGCTCGGCCGTTGAAAACGCCATTCAGGTGAACCAGATCCACGATAATGAAGGATTGGGAATCGCGATCGCGGACGATGTGGTGCTTCCCAACGACACCCTGGATGCCGATACCGGCGACAATGAGAAACAGAATTATCCGGTTCTGATTTCGGCCGTGACCGACATGGGCGCGGGAACGACCACCTTCGAGGCGGAACTGGATAGTAAACCTAACACCACGTATTCGGTGGAGTTCTTCTCGAATGCTGCCTGTGATCCATCGGGGCACGGCGAAGGGCAGTCGATGTTTAATAAGGTCATGGTGACCACCGACGACCAAGGCCATGCCGAGTTTAGCGAAATCACCTTCTCCACGAATTTCCTCTTCGGGAACAACTTCACCCTGACGGCCACCGACCCGGACGGGAACACTTCCGGATTCTCCAACTGCGTGGCGATGACGGAAGCCGCCGCCGCCGGTCCGACGGTCACGCAGACGCCCGGCAGGATGACGTTCAGCCCATTCGCCGATCCGACGGAGATCTACTGGGGGCGCTGCACGCCGGATGCGGTCCGGATTTCGGTCACGGTTGAAAACCCGCCCGAGGACATCGGCTACGTCCTGCTCTTTGCCCGGCTGATGGATCCGGCGACCGGAGATAAAACCGACTGGAGCGAGGGGCTGAGCATGATTTCCGGGGGGAAAAACGCCTTCTACTACGATCTCTCCATTTACGATCTGGCGGATTACAGCAATTTCAAAGACGGAGTGCTGCAATACCAGTTCGTCGTCTACAACAAGAACCAGGGAGTGCTGGGCCGGAGCGATGTGTACGGCGACGTCGCCGTACGAGCCTGCAGCCGGAAACCGGGATCCACGGGCTGA
- a CDS encoding zf-HC2 domain-containing protein has product MNGHLGQLLEAYLDGELGNGERRRAEEHVKACPECRAELERRRALSMLLKSAPAPAGGKSEQRFVSEIALRLQRKAAARLAGRPHAMWITAPPVALFLAWAFVQSAAIVAEILQWIPDLNDALQAALSAAGQGRIPETGGEFALSAIPTPGIWDAAALMMLMIGIGVLFTGWFAGWCAGQQTAGSPRCRRERMQ; this is encoded by the coding sequence ATGAACGGACATCTCGGTCAATTGCTGGAAGCGTACCTGGACGGCGAGCTGGGCAACGGGGAAAGGCGCCGGGCGGAGGAGCATGTGAAGGCATGCCCGGAATGCCGCGCGGAACTCGAGCGGCGGCGCGCGCTCTCCATGCTATTGAAATCGGCGCCGGCCCCGGCCGGAGGGAAAAGCGAACAGCGTTTTGTGTCCGAGATCGCCCTGCGGCTGCAGCGGAAGGCAGCGGCCCGGCTGGCTGGCCGCCCGCACGCCATGTGGATAACGGCGCCGCCGGTGGCCCTCTTTCTGGCGTGGGCTTTCGTCCAATCCGCGGCGATCGTCGCCGAAATCCTGCAGTGGATCCCGGATTTGAACGACGCATTGCAGGCCGCCCTGTCGGCGGCTGGGCAAGGCCGGATCCCGGAAACCGGCGGCGAGTTTGCGCTGTCGGCCATCCCGACCCCGGGCATCTGGGACGCGGCCGCCCTGATGATGTTGATGATCGGGATCGGTGTGTTGTTCACCGGATGGTTCGCCGGCTGGTGCGCCGGCCAGCAGACCGCCGGATCTCCTCGGTGTAGAAGGGAGCGTATGCAATGA
- a CDS encoding sigma-70 family RNA polymerase sigma factor produces the protein MEFDDAISDELALIRNAQAGDRDAFGELVRRYRPLAINVVYRMCGDLPLAEDAAQTAFLRAWEKLGSYRPGGSFRAWILRISVHAAVDALRRRKPEGDLMAAGERPSAERVEEAVEKRERDCRVRAAVMSLPEASRAVLVLKEFQDCSYREIAEALEIPIGTVMSRLHYARSILVEKLRPEAEAA, from the coding sequence ATGGAATTCGACGACGCAATCTCGGACGAATTGGCGCTGATCCGGAACGCCCAGGCCGGCGATCGCGACGCTTTCGGCGAACTCGTCCGGCGTTATCGCCCGCTGGCGATCAACGTGGTTTACCGGATGTGCGGGGACCTGCCGCTGGCTGAAGATGCCGCGCAAACGGCGTTTCTGAGGGCTTGGGAGAAACTGGGAAGCTATCGCCCGGGCGGATCGTTCCGGGCCTGGATACTACGGATATCCGTCCATGCGGCGGTGGATGCCCTGCGCCGCCGGAAACCGGAAGGGGACTTGATGGCCGCCGGCGAGCGGCCCTCCGCCGAAAGGGTGGAGGAAGCCGTCGAAAAACGCGAACGGGACTGCAGGGTGCGGGCGGCGGTGATGTCTCTTCCGGAGGCCAGCCGGGCGGTGCTGGTGCTGAAGGAATTCCAAGACTGTTCCTACCGGGAGATCGCCGAAGCGCTCGAGATTCCGATCGGGACGGTGATGTCGAGGCTGCATTACGCGCGTTCGATCCTGGTGGAAAAGCTTCGGCCGGAAGCGGAGGCGGCATGA
- the mutY gene encoding A/G-specific adenine glycosylase, which translates to MPASSGKLIAWSRRLDRALPWRWARDPYRIWVSEIMLQQTRTETAAPFFRRFVRTFPTVKALAQSNPREVLKAWEGLGYYARARNLHRAAVLILKTRGGRFPRTAAEWETLPGVGRYTAAAIASLARDEPAAALDSNAQRILARLFAYRRRLGEGRSQKDLAALYAHARGSAAPAAFFQALMDLGQLVCLPRKPLCAKCPVSSHCKARQQGIENRLPVRAGSRPIPHVDVAAAIIRRAGRILIAQRPEDKLLGGMWEFPGGKAERNESLPDCLRRELKEELGISVRVREKLLAVKHAFSHFRITLHVFRCDAPRGRPRPISAAQVRWVRIRDLGGYPMGRADRIVARRLSARRMPAAGDPGMTYSRIVGEAE; encoded by the coding sequence ATGCCTGCTTCCTCGGGAAAACTGATCGCCTGGTCGCGCCGCCTTGACCGCGCTCTCCCCTGGCGGTGGGCGCGTGATCCGTACCGCATCTGGGTCAGCGAAATCATGCTGCAACAGACGCGGACCGAGACGGCCGCCCCGTTTTTCCGGCGCTTTGTGCGGACGTTCCCGACTGTCAAGGCTCTTGCGCAAAGCAACCCTCGAGAGGTGTTGAAAGCCTGGGAGGGGCTCGGGTATTACGCGCGCGCGAGGAATCTGCACCGGGCGGCGGTGTTGATTCTCAAGACTCGGGGAGGGCGCTTTCCCCGGACGGCGGCCGAGTGGGAAACGCTTCCGGGCGTCGGCCGCTATACCGCCGCGGCTATCGCCTCGCTTGCCCGCGATGAACCCGCCGCCGCGCTGGACTCCAACGCGCAACGGATCCTGGCCCGCCTGTTCGCCTATCGCCGCCGGCTCGGTGAAGGGCGCTCGCAAAAGGATTTGGCGGCGCTGTATGCGCACGCGCGGGGTTCGGCCGCGCCGGCCGCGTTCTTTCAAGCGCTGATGGATCTCGGCCAGCTTGTCTGCTTGCCGCGAAAACCGCTCTGCGCGAAGTGTCCCGTATCTTCCCATTGCAAAGCCCGCCAACAGGGGATCGAAAACCGCCTGCCGGTCCGGGCCGGCTCCCGCCCCATCCCGCACGTCGACGTCGCCGCGGCGATTATCCGCCGCGCGGGGAGAATCTTGATTGCGCAACGACCCGAGGACAAGCTTCTGGGCGGGATGTGGGAATTCCCGGGCGGAAAGGCGGAACGGAACGAATCCCTGCCGGATTGCCTGCGGCGCGAATTAAAAGAAGAGTTGGGAATCTCCGTGCGCGTGCGGGAGAAGCTGCTCGCGGTGAAGCACGCCTTCAGCCACTTCCGCATCACCTTGCACGTGTTCCGCTGCGACGCGCCGCGCGGCAGGCCGCGGCCGATCAGCGCGGCGCAGGTGCGCTGGGTTCGGATCCGGGATCTCGGCGGATATCCGATGGGGCGGGCGGACAGGATCGTGGCCCGGAGGCTTTCGGCGCGTCGGATGCCCGCCGCGGGTGACCCGGGCATGACCTATAGCCGGATTGTCGGCGAAGCCGAGTAG